In Mastigocladopsis repens PCC 10914, a single window of DNA contains:
- a CDS encoding class I SAM-dependent methyltransferase, whose protein sequence is MTSTDLRKELHQENRLSWNEATKGHNSHKGNQAKFFQEGGSTLFPEEKELLGDIAGLSLVHLQCNAGQDTLSLVRLGAIVTGVDISDEAIAFAQKLSQEAGIPASFYRADVFDWLEETAKRGEQFDIAFSSYGAVCWISHLNFWAKRIANVLKPCGRFVVVDFHPVAMMFERDYSHKFPYFREGKPLTWEDGVGDYVAESSGALAPWGYETGIENFRNPYRVHEFQWGIGDIVTALLQAGLTLEVLKEYPYSNGCKLFERMREASGRRMFPPEDVPNLPLMYGMVARKP, encoded by the coding sequence ATGACAAGCACAGACTTGAGAAAGGAACTGCACCAAGAAAACCGTTTGTCTTGGAATGAAGCGACCAAGGGACATAATAGCCATAAGGGCAATCAGGCAAAGTTTTTTCAGGAAGGAGGAAGCACCCTCTTTCCAGAAGAAAAAGAACTTTTAGGAGATATTGCTGGCTTATCATTGGTTCATCTTCAGTGCAACGCTGGACAAGATACCTTGAGTTTAGTGCGACTGGGTGCTATTGTCACTGGTGTGGATATAAGTGATGAAGCGATCGCCTTTGCTCAAAAACTCTCACAAGAAGCTGGAATTCCAGCGTCCTTTTATCGTGCAGACGTGTTTGATTGGCTGGAAGAGACAGCAAAGCGAGGCGAGCAATTTGATATTGCTTTCTCGTCTTACGGTGCAGTTTGTTGGATATCTCATCTGAACTTCTGGGCAAAGAGAATTGCAAATGTTCTCAAACCTTGCGGACGGTTTGTTGTGGTAGATTTCCACCCTGTGGCTATGATGTTTGAGCGGGATTATAGCCACAAGTTTCCTTACTTTAGAGAAGGAAAACCCCTAACTTGGGAAGATGGTGTAGGGGATTACGTAGCCGAATCTAGTGGGGCGTTGGCTCCTTGGGGCTATGAAACGGGTATTGAGAATTTTCGCAATCCTTACCGTGTCCACGAGTTTCAATGGGGTATCGGTGATATCGTCACTGCGCTGTTACAAGCTGGACTCACTCTTGAAGTTTTGAAAGAGTACCCCTACTCCAATGGTTGTAAATTATTTGAGCGGATGCGTGAAGCCTCCGGACGCCGGATGTTTCCACCTGAGGATGTGCCGAATTTGCCCTTGATGTATGGAATGGTGGCTAGGAAGCCTTGA
- a CDS encoding YqaE/Pmp3 family membrane protein has translation MDIVRLICAIFLPPLGVFLQVGIGIDFWINILLTLFGYIPGIIHAVWVIARK, from the coding sequence ATGGATATAGTTCGGCTTATCTGTGCTATTTTTCTGCCGCCTCTAGGAGTGTTTTTGCAAGTCGGTATTGGTATAGACTTTTGGATTAATATACTTTTGACGCTTTTTGGTTATATTCCTGGAATTATACACGCAGTGTGGGTGATTGCTAGAAAATAA
- a CDS encoding translation initiation factor has protein sequence MSSSNPKSSENRLVYREFGNDNSAALQRPMSAALQRPIQELPPQQQNPRVQATRAGRKGKTVTVITGFQSKPETLQALLKQLKTQCGSGGTVKDNEIEIQGDHKQKILEILIKLGYKAKISGG, from the coding sequence ATGTCTTCATCCAATCCAAAATCCTCCGAAAACCGTCTTGTTTACCGGGAATTTGGCAACGATAACTCCGCCGCCCTACAAAGACCAATGTCCGCCGCCCTACAAAGACCAATACAAGAACTACCCCCTCAACAGCAAAACCCGCGCGTGCAAGCTACCCGCGCCGGACGCAAGGGGAAAACCGTCACGGTCATTACTGGCTTTCAATCCAAACCAGAAACCTTACAAGCCTTGCTCAAGCAGTTAAAAACCCAGTGCGGGTCAGGAGGTACAGTTAAAGACAACGAAATTGAAATTCAAGGCGACCACAAGCAGAAAATTCTCGAGATTTTGATTAAGCTGGGTTACAAAGCTAAAATCAGTGGAGGTTAG
- the trpB gene encoding tryptophan synthase subunit beta, with protein sequence MTTTPLPSGSQSTTQRPDTQGRFGRFGGKYVPETLMPALAELETAYQQYRDESGFQAELQQLLRDYVGRATPLYFAERLSAHYAQPDGNGAKIYLKREDLNHTGAHKINNALGQVLLAKRMGKQRIIAETGAGQHGVATATVCARFGLQCVIYMGVHDMERQALNVFRMRLMGAEVRPVAAGTGTLKDATSEAIRDWVTNVETTHYILGSVAGPHPYPMMVRDFHTVIGQETRAQALEKWGGIPDILLACVGGGSNAMGLFHEFVNEPSVRLIGVEAAGEGVNTDKHAATLTKGAIGVLHGAMSYLLQNEDGQVIEAHSVSAGLDYPGVGPEHSYLKDSGRAEYYSVTDQEALAAFQRLSRLEGIIPALETAHAIAYLETLCPQLSGNPRIVINCSGRGDKDVQTVAQFLNAD encoded by the coding sequence GTGACTACTACTCCCCTACCCTCCGGTTCTCAATCAACTACCCAACGTCCTGATACTCAAGGACGTTTTGGTCGCTTTGGTGGTAAGTACGTTCCTGAAACCCTAATGCCTGCTCTTGCTGAGTTAGAAACAGCTTACCAGCAATACCGAGACGAGTCAGGTTTTCAAGCTGAATTGCAACAGTTGCTGCGGGATTATGTAGGACGTGCGACACCATTGTATTTCGCCGAACGCCTTTCTGCACACTATGCCCAACCGGATGGCAACGGAGCAAAAATTTACTTAAAGCGTGAGGATTTAAATCACACTGGTGCTCACAAAATCAATAATGCACTTGGTCAGGTCTTGTTGGCGAAGCGCATGGGTAAACAGCGCATTATTGCCGAAACGGGTGCTGGACAACATGGGGTAGCAACGGCTACAGTTTGCGCTCGTTTTGGACTACAATGCGTCATTTATATGGGCGTTCACGACATGGAACGTCAAGCTTTAAATGTGTTTAGAATGCGGTTGATGGGAGCAGAAGTACGTCCAGTGGCTGCGGGAACGGGTACGCTTAAGGATGCGACTTCTGAGGCAATTCGGGATTGGGTGACGAATGTGGAAACGACTCACTACATCTTGGGTTCGGTAGCCGGACCCCATCCATACCCGATGATGGTACGTGATTTCCATACGGTGATTGGACAAGAAACTCGCGCTCAGGCTTTGGAAAAGTGGGGAGGAATACCTGATATTCTTTTAGCTTGTGTTGGCGGTGGTTCAAATGCGATGGGCTTATTTCATGAGTTTGTCAATGAGCCGTCTGTACGGTTAATTGGTGTGGAGGCTGCTGGTGAAGGAGTCAATACAGATAAACACGCAGCAACCTTGACAAAAGGAGCAATTGGTGTATTACATGGGGCAATGAGTTACCTGCTGCAAAATGAGGATGGGCAAGTTATTGAAGCGCATTCGGTGAGTGCTGGGTTAGATTATCCTGGTGTAGGTCCAGAACACAGCTATTTGAAAGATTCGGGTCGTGCAGAGTATTATAGTGTTACAGACCAAGAAGCTTTGGCAGCTTTCCAGCGGCTTTCACGGTTGGAGGGCATCATACCCGCCCTAGAAACGGCTCATGCAATAGCTTACCTGGAAACCTTGTGTCCACAACTTAGCGGCAATCCCCGGATTGTGATAAACTGCTCCGGACGCGGCGATAAGGATGTGCAAACGGTGGCTCAGTTTTTAAATGCTGACTAA
- a CDS encoding CAP domain-containing protein, translated as MFRQTAFGIALSMLVLASGLSSTSIPGQTSTNKSDHNKVLSIASRQVTSPIRPKSTDLERSVFDQINRYRASRGLPKLSLNTKISRLARIHSQNMANGKVPFSHQGFRRRVSAIPLRYRSAAENVAFNLGYSDPAQEAVSGWLHSPDHLVNIKGSYNMTGIGVATNSQGEVYLTQIFLRSPR; from the coding sequence ATGTTTCGACAAACTGCTTTTGGCATTGCTTTAAGTATGCTTGTCCTTGCGAGTGGATTATCATCCACTTCTATACCAGGTCAAACCTCTACAAATAAATCAGACCACAATAAGGTGTTGTCGATTGCATCACGTCAGGTTACATCACCTATTCGTCCTAAATCTACTGATTTAGAAAGGTCAGTTTTTGACCAAATTAATCGATATCGAGCTTCTAGAGGTCTGCCAAAGCTCTCCCTAAATACAAAAATCTCTCGGCTAGCAAGGATTCATAGTCAAAATATGGCTAACGGTAAAGTTCCGTTTAGCCATCAGGGATTTAGAAGGAGAGTTAGTGCTATTCCTCTTCGCTACAGAAGTGCTGCGGAAAATGTCGCTTTTAACCTAGGATATAGCGACCCCGCTCAGGAAGCTGTTAGTGGTTGGCTCCACAGTCCTGACCATCTCGTTAACATCAAAGGCAGTTACAATATGACTGGAATTGGTGTCGCGACTAATAGCCAAGGCGAAGTTTACCTGACGCAAATTTTCCTTCGCAGTCCTAGATAA
- a CDS encoding ribonuclease H-like domain-containing protein yields MEDFQVCDRDLNNATLSHYLQAEVIAVDTETMGLVPQRDRLCLVQLCNSEGKVTAIRIAKGQTEAPNLKKLLEATNVLKVFHFARFDIATLRYNLGIHVAPIFCTKIASKLARTYTQRHGLKDVVQELEQVELDKSAQSSDWGNAAHLSEAQLSYAANDVRHLINVRQKLIQMLKREERWELAQECFRCLPTMVSLDLLQFKDLFEH; encoded by the coding sequence ATGGAAGACTTTCAGGTTTGCGATCGCGACCTTAATAACGCTACTCTGTCTCATTATCTACAAGCAGAAGTGATCGCTGTAGATACCGAGACTATGGGATTAGTACCACAACGCGATCGCTTGTGTCTCGTCCAGTTGTGCAACAGTGAAGGCAAAGTCACTGCGATTCGTATTGCTAAAGGTCAAACTGAAGCCCCAAACTTAAAAAAACTCTTAGAAGCGACAAATGTCCTTAAGGTCTTTCACTTTGCGCGTTTTGACATTGCTACGTTACGTTACAATTTAGGCATTCATGTCGCTCCTATTTTCTGTACCAAAATTGCTAGTAAGTTAGCCCGTACCTACACTCAACGCCATGGACTCAAGGATGTTGTGCAAGAGTTGGAACAGGTAGAACTCGATAAAAGCGCTCAAAGTTCTGACTGGGGAAACGCTGCTCATTTATCCGAAGCACAACTGAGTTACGCTGCTAATGATGTGCGCCACTTAATTAACGTGCGGCAGAAATTAATCCAAATGCTGAAACGAGAAGAACGCTGGGAACTTGCTCAAGAATGCTTCCGGTGTTTACCAACGATGGTTTCCTTGGATTTGTTGCAATTCAAAGACTTGTTTGAACATTAA
- a CDS encoding rhodanese-like domain-containing protein, with protein MESAKNTVESAKNTVDNLVGGVIPPQPPIDPQSNVHVLKSRLEWGEPAFTILDVRDRDAYNLGRIMGAMPYPIDELVDRAVPSLAKSRDIYVYGQNDEETAQAAQLLRSAGFEHVSELKGGLAAWKAVGGPTEGTIESRTPAGADDYNVVDRLKNHAETQQKDV; from the coding sequence ATGGAATCAGCGAAGAATACTGTGGAATCAGCGAAGAATACTGTGGATAATTTAGTAGGCGGCGTTATTCCCCCACAGCCACCAATTGACCCACAGTCTAATGTTCATGTCCTCAAATCTCGTTTGGAGTGGGGCGAACCTGCTTTTACAATTCTAGATGTGCGCGATCGCGATGCCTATAATTTAGGTCGGATCATGGGCGCGATGCCTTATCCAATCGATGAATTGGTAGACCGAGCTGTACCATCTTTGGCAAAAAGCCGTGATATCTACGTTTACGGTCAAAATGACGAAGAAACTGCTCAAGCTGCACAATTGCTCAGAAGTGCCGGGTTTGAGCATGTATCTGAACTTAAAGGCGGTTTGGCAGCATGGAAGGCAGTCGGCGGTCCTACCGAGGGAACGATAGAATCAAGAACTCCTGCTGGCGCAGATGACTACAATGTTGTTGATCGTTTGAAAAATCACGCAGAAACCCAACAAAAAGACGTTTAG
- a CDS encoding CU044_2847 family protein, with protein MSEKITTILGADGEEIYIQYDEQDSDELQAVGYIDDIKERTERLTKMTVSTVRSYSKLVLDSVKEGITHTTAPTKVTLEFGLQAGGETGVPFVTKGTAQANVKVTIEWDFSKAKQQIPPTP; from the coding sequence ATGTCTGAAAAAATCACAACAATCCTTGGTGCTGATGGGGAAGAAATTTATATCCAATACGACGAGCAAGACAGTGATGAACTTCAAGCTGTTGGATATATTGATGACATCAAAGAAAGAACCGAAAGATTGACAAAAATGACAGTCAGTACTGTACGCAGCTATTCAAAACTGGTACTAGACAGTGTGAAAGAAGGAATAACTCATACCACCGCACCAACTAAGGTGACATTGGAATTTGGTTTACAAGCAGGAGGAGAAACAGGAGTTCCCTTTGTGACCAAGGGAACAGCACAAGCTAATGTTAAAGTCACTATAGAGTGGGATTTCAGTAAAGCTAAACAGCAAATACCGCCCACTCCTTAA
- a CDS encoding HEAT repeat domain-containing protein: MSHYTLDQLRESMVKILNPNSPKGEIAGSGFIIRPDGYLVTCHHVIYLLDSLQVEYHGEIYEAQWCEELSNPEIDIAILKINVTNAKAVPIVPIINPQQLSTSVTVYGFPPAKKKNFPEGFAVSAQSIDRSAPLKTVSTYGTQEIKFTNSWNKLPQETSTFLSHRIDAKVESGTSGGAVFAEELGGVVGVIQCSKSDESYVIRWDNITAQLDQLGLEPEKNAVCQFLQEIEDYFKYIKLFHTQQPILLKEQYIPIQVSLETKRKDVENFWEYGESEAELKRAYALKRMGEESQRTQVDWEEAKKQNQKIMVLADPGMGKSTLLRMEAGLTAQAQRQKLLARTHANPVVQAEGAKPHPNPLLVGEGVIDDVIFPLFIRLSDLDEQAGEIIDTIIPIIQRDYPKTAPLVKHLLEEKLKNGKCLLLLDTLDEVLKEHRNDLKEKLNRFTKNYPCPIICTSRIVGYGGAFVESAKEVEIVPFSQKQTEQYIETWFTNAAGYIEDDSVSAEKLIEELRHKPQITGLAQNPLLLSLLCSLYQEKGLTLPAQRTQVYAKAVDYMLSKWRSDNHRQSSSDGWVIAKIQLLESLAYQFSCEGKEIFSLRELRDKIEKFLRGESCSDFRNATAANLMKELCEEDGIIQKLARQGEQYLFLHRTFQEYLTASYLKNASNGIALAREHFWEYDWHETLTLLAGLMENPIPLLEAITNEKDDIFKTLLLLAGRAAAECKENNHPLIAKIINRIYQFWQSYLDPYFITSRDASFITSTVVMLGQVNSQMCQKLRETLNDSDWYVRIYAVNALVKIGNSQAVDVLIAALNDSDSDVRSNAASALGNIGNSQGVDALIAALNHSNWVVRSHAADALIAALNDSNWDVRRNAASALAYIGNSQGVDALIAALNHSNWVVRCQAASALGNIGNSQAVDALIAALNHSDSRVRSNAASALRDIGNSQAVDALIAALNDSDSGVRWYAASALVKIGSSQGVDALIAALNDSNWDVRRNAASALAYIGNSQGVDALIAALNHSDSYVRSNAASALGKIGSSQGVDALIAALNHSDSHVRSNAADALGKIGNPETLAKLIQFPEINIYDRDIFVLARTLAIRFSKQGLLSERGKPLIPVYPELVKFIPIWAFVKRHIRF; encoded by the coding sequence ATGAGTCATTACACCTTGGATCAACTCAGAGAATCGATGGTGAAAATTCTCAACCCTAATTCGCCCAAGGGAGAGATTGCGGGTTCTGGATTCATCATCCGCCCTGATGGCTATCTGGTGACTTGTCATCATGTTATCTATTTGTTGGATTCACTCCAGGTAGAGTATCACGGCGAAATTTACGAGGCGCAGTGGTGCGAAGAACTTTCAAACCCAGAGATTGATATTGCTATTCTCAAAATAAATGTCACAAATGCCAAGGCAGTTCCGATTGTTCCGATTATCAATCCTCAACAGCTATCAACATCGGTAACAGTCTATGGATTTCCGCCTGCTAAAAAGAAAAATTTTCCCGAAGGGTTCGCTGTCTCTGCTCAAAGTATTGATCGCAGTGCGCCTCTCAAGACTGTCTCTACTTATGGGACTCAGGAAATAAAATTTACTAACTCTTGGAATAAACTCCCTCAGGAAACATCTACTTTTCTCTCGCATCGAATTGATGCCAAGGTGGAGTCTGGAACGAGTGGCGGAGCAGTTTTTGCTGAAGAATTAGGTGGAGTGGTGGGTGTTATCCAATGCAGCAAAAGCGATGAAAGTTATGTCATTCGCTGGGACAATATTACAGCCCAATTAGACCAACTAGGACTAGAGCCAGAGAAAAATGCTGTTTGTCAATTCCTGCAAGAGATTGAAGACTATTTTAAATACATTAAGCTTTTCCACACCCAGCAGCCAATTCTCCTGAAAGAACAATATATTCCCATTCAAGTCAGCTTGGAAACAAAACGCAAAGATGTAGAAAACTTCTGGGAATATGGGGAATCTGAAGCCGAACTCAAACGCGCCTACGCCCTCAAACGCATGGGTGAAGAATCTCAGCGGACACAAGTTGACTGGGAAGAGGCAAAAAAACAGAATCAAAAAATTATGGTTCTGGCTGACCCAGGTATGGGAAAATCTACTTTATTAAGGATGGAAGCTGGGTTAACGGCTCAAGCACAAAGGCAGAAGTTATTAGCTAGAACTCATGCTAATCCTGTTGTGCAAGCAGAGGGAGCCAAACCTCACCCCAACCCTCTCCTTGTAGGAGAGGGAGTTATAGATGATGTGATATTTCCGCTATTTATCAGGCTATCTGATTTAGATGAACAAGCGGGTGAAATTATAGACACAATAATACCTATCATACAAAGAGACTACCCGAAAACCGCACCACTGGTCAAGCATTTATTAGAGGAGAAATTGAAAAATGGCAAATGTCTGCTGCTTTTAGACACTTTAGATGAAGTGCTAAAAGAACATCGCAATGACTTAAAAGAAAAGCTGAACCGATTTACCAAAAATTATCCCTGTCCGATAATTTGCACTTCCCGAATTGTGGGTTATGGTGGCGCTTTTGTGGAAAGTGCTAAGGAAGTGGAAATCGTCCCTTTTAGCCAAAAGCAAACAGAACAGTATATTGAAACCTGGTTCACCAATGCTGCGGGTTACATTGAGGATGATTCGGTTTCAGCAGAGAAACTCATTGAAGAATTGCGGCATAAACCCCAAATTACAGGATTAGCACAAAATCCCTTACTTTTATCCTTGCTGTGTAGTTTGTATCAAGAAAAAGGGCTGACACTTCCTGCACAACGGACTCAGGTTTATGCAAAAGCCGTGGATTATATGTTGAGCAAATGGCGGAGTGACAATCATAGACAATCATCGTCTGATGGTTGGGTTATCGCCAAAATTCAATTATTAGAATCACTGGCATATCAATTTAGCTGCGAAGGCAAAGAAATTTTTTCGCTACGGGAACTGCGGGACAAAATTGAAAAATTTCTGCGAGGTGAGAGTTGCAGTGATTTCAGAAATGCCACAGCCGCCAATTTAATGAAAGAACTGTGTGAGGAAGATGGCATCATCCAAAAATTGGCAAGGCAAGGAGAGCAATACCTGTTCCTCCATCGGACTTTTCAGGAGTATTTGACGGCTTCTTATTTGAAGAATGCCAGTAATGGTATTGCGTTGGCGAGAGAACACTTCTGGGAATACGACTGGCATGAAACTTTGACTTTACTCGCGGGGTTGATGGAAAATCCAATTCCCTTGCTGGAAGCTATCACCAATGAAAAAGATGATATTTTTAAAACGCTGTTGTTATTGGCTGGTCGTGCTGCTGCTGAATGCAAAGAAAATAATCATCCTTTGATTGCTAAGATTATCAACAGGATTTACCAGTTTTGGCAGTCTTACTTAGATCCCTATTTTATCACATCACGAGATGCTAGTTTCATCACATCAACTGTTGTGATGCTCGGTCAAGTCAACTCGCAGATGTGCCAGAAGCTGCGAGAAACCCTCAACGACTCAGACTGGTACGTGAGAATCTATGCGGTAAATGCTTTGGTTAAGATTGGCAACTCCCAAGCTGTAGATGTTTTAATTGCTGCCCTCAACGACTCAGACTCGGACGTGAGAAGCAACGCGGCATCAGCTTTGGGTAATATTGGCAACTCCCAAGGTGTAGATGCTTTAATTGCTGCCCTCAACCACTCAAACTGGGTCGTGAGAAGCCACGCGGCAGATGCTTTAATTGCTGCCCTCAACGACTCAAACTGGGACGTGAGAAGGAACGCGGCATCTGCTTTGGCTTATATTGGCAACTCCCAAGGTGTAGATGCTTTAATTGCTGCCCTCAACCACTCAAACTGGGTCGTGAGATGCCAAGCGGCATCTGCTTTGGGTAATATTGGCAACTCCCAAGCTGTAGATGCTTTAATTGCTGCCCTCAACCACTCAGACTCGCGCGTGAGAAGCAACGCGGCATCTGCTTTGCGTGATATTGGCAACTCCCAAGCTGTGGATGCTTTAATTGCTGCCCTCAACGACTCAGACTCGGGCGTAAGATGGTACGCGGCATCAGCTTTGGTTAAGATTGGCTCCTCTCAAGGTGTAGATGCTTTAATTGCTGCCCTCAACGACTCAAACTGGGACGTGAGAAGGAACGCGGCATCTGCTTTGGCTTATATTGGCAACTCCCAAGGTGTAGATGCTTTAATTGCTGCCCTCAACCACTCAGACTCGTACGTGAGATCGAACGCGGCATCAGCTTTGGGTAAAATTGGCTCCTCCCAAGGTGTAGATGCTTTAATTGCTGCCCTCAACCACTCAGACTCGCACGTGAGATCGAACGCGGCAGATGCTTTGGGTAAAATTGGCAATCCAGAAACTTTGGCAAAGCTGATCCAATTCCCTGAAATAAACATTTATGATCGTGACATATTTGTCTTAGCAAGGACATTGGCGATCCGATTCAGCAAGCAGGGACTACTCAGCGAACGGGGAAAGCCTTTGATTCCTGTCTATCCTGAGTTAGTGAAATTCATACCCATATGGGCATTTGTGAAGCGCCACATCCGATTTTAG
- the pdxA gene encoding 4-hydroxythreonine-4-phosphate dehydrogenase PdxA encodes MYKFHEKKITSQVENRPRLALTLGDPAGIGSEVILKALTDPEVSKSCDVTVVGNRDLLVETYTKLKTKNSEPLANPTKLSILDVPLDKHIQSEIIIGTGNAASGAASFAYMETAIASTLTGQFDAIVTGPIAKSAWKAAGYNYPGQTELLAEKSGAKRVGMLFVARSPHSDWTLRTLLVTTHIPLSQVTQVLTPQLMTEKLDLLVECLEKDFGLQRARIAIAGLNPHSGEQGQLGQEEQDWLIPWIEQERKKRPNLQLEGPIPPDTMWVKPGQAWYGSIEPSKAADAYLALYHDQGLIPVKLMAFDRAVNTSIGLPFIRTSPDHGTAFDIAGQGIADPTSMKAAIQLAAELVSQRVKAKAVKAETE; translated from the coding sequence ATGTACAAATTTCATGAAAAAAAAATAACATCACAAGTAGAGAATCGCCCACGCTTGGCACTCACTTTGGGAGATCCAGCCGGAATTGGATCAGAAGTGATTTTGAAAGCTCTCACAGACCCGGAAGTTAGCAAAAGCTGTGACGTGACAGTGGTAGGTAACCGGGATTTACTAGTAGAGACTTATACCAAACTGAAAACCAAAAACTCTGAGCCTCTAGCAAATCCAACAAAGCTCTCAATACTGGATGTGCCGTTAGACAAGCACATACAGAGTGAAATTATCATCGGGACGGGTAATGCGGCAAGTGGTGCGGCTAGCTTTGCCTATATGGAAACAGCTATCGCCTCCACGCTTACAGGACAATTTGATGCTATCGTCACAGGCCCCATCGCCAAATCAGCCTGGAAGGCGGCGGGGTATAATTATCCAGGTCAAACAGAACTTTTAGCCGAAAAATCGGGCGCAAAACGTGTGGGAATGTTATTTGTAGCGCGATCGCCCCACAGTGACTGGACACTCCGCACACTGCTTGTTACCACACATATTCCTTTAAGTCAAGTTACCCAAGTACTGACACCGCAGTTGATGACAGAAAAACTTGATTTACTGGTAGAGTGCTTGGAGAAAGATTTTGGATTACAAAGAGCAAGGATAGCGATCGCAGGTTTGAACCCACACAGTGGCGAACAAGGACAATTAGGACAAGAAGAACAAGATTGGTTAATTCCTTGGATAGAGCAAGAACGTAAAAAACGCCCAAACTTACAATTAGAAGGTCCAATTCCACCGGATACAATGTGGGTCAAGCCGGGTCAAGCTTGGTATGGTAGCATTGAGCCTTCAAAAGCCGCCGATGCGTACCTTGCACTGTACCATGACCAAGGCTTAATACCCGTAAAGCTGATGGCATTTGATAGAGCTGTCAATACTTCTATTGGTCTTCCTTTCATTCGCACCTCACCGGATCACGGGACGGCGTTTGATATTGCGGGTCAGGGAATTGCTGATCCGACGAGTATGAAAGCAGCGATACAGTTGGCAGCTGAGTTGGTATCCCAGAGGGTCAAAGCAAAGGCTGTAAAAGCCGAAACTGAATAG
- the petM gene encoding cytochrome b6-f complex subunit PetM has protein sequence MSGEILNAALLSFGLIFVGWALGELLLKVQGGEEESL, from the coding sequence ATGAGTGGTGAAATTTTAAATGCAGCTCTGTTGTCGTTCGGTTTAATCTTTGTAGGCTGGGCTTTGGGTGAGTTGTTGCTCAAAGTTCAGGGTGGAGAAGAGGAATCCCTTTAG
- a CDS encoding SDR family oxidoreductase — protein sequence MTLLIIGATGTLGRQVARRAIDEGYKVRCLVRSAKKATFLKEWGAELVPGDLCYPQTLTAALEGVTAVIDVSTSRPTDSRSIRQVDWEGKVSLIQASVAAGVERFIFFSILDVEKYPEVPLMEIKRCTELFLAESGLNYTILRLAGFMQGLIGQYGIPILEGQPVWVTGESSPIAYMDTQDIAKFAIRALKVPETQKQTFPVVGTRAWSAEEIISLCERLSGKEARVTRMPINLLRTIRHIIRFFQWGWNVADRLTFTEVLASGRPLNAPMEEVYKVFGLDPNETTTLESYLQEYFNRIMKKLKELDYEKTQPKKQKPKRSPFKKVNS from the coding sequence ATGACATTATTAATAATTGGTGCCACTGGCACCTTAGGAAGACAAGTGGCTCGTCGTGCGATCGATGAAGGGTATAAAGTCCGCTGTCTTGTCCGGAGTGCCAAGAAAGCCACATTTCTAAAAGAATGGGGTGCAGAACTCGTCCCGGGAGATTTGTGTTACCCTCAGACACTAACAGCAGCACTTGAAGGTGTTACAGCAGTCATTGATGTGTCAACATCTCGTCCTACAGATTCACGCAGTATCAGACAAGTGGATTGGGAGGGCAAGGTATCTTTGATACAAGCGTCTGTTGCTGCGGGTGTAGAGCGTTTTATCTTTTTCTCTATATTGGATGTCGAAAAGTATCCGGAAGTACCGCTGATGGAAATCAAGCGGTGTACAGAACTATTTTTGGCTGAATCTGGTTTAAATTACACCATATTGCGTCTGGCTGGCTTTATGCAAGGCTTGATTGGTCAATATGGAATTCCCATATTGGAAGGACAGCCTGTTTGGGTAACAGGTGAGTCTTCTCCCATTGCCTATATGGATACTCAGGATATTGCTAAGTTTGCCATCCGCGCCTTGAAGGTTCCAGAAACTCAAAAGCAAACTTTTCCGGTGGTGGGAACTCGTGCTTGGAGTGCAGAGGAAATCATTAGCCTGTGTGAACGTTTGTCTGGAAAAGAAGCGCGGGTCACACGGATGCCAATCAACTTACTGCGTACCATACGCCACATCATACGCTTTTTTCAGTGGGGCTGGAACGTAGCAGACAGACTTACCTTTACAGAAGTACTGGCAAGTGGTAGACCACTAAACGCGCCAATGGAAGAAGTTTACAAGGTCTTTGGATTAGATCCAAATGAAACCACTACCTTAGAAAGTTACCTGCAAGAGTACTTCAACCGAATTATGAAGAAACTCAAAGAGTTGGACTACGAGAAAACTCAGCCCAAAAAACAGAAACCGAAAAGGTCACCATTTAAAAAAGTTAACAGTTAA